Proteins encoded by one window of uncultured Draconibacterium sp.:
- a CDS encoding L,D-transpeptidase family protein, which yields MIRTNKITTLLSILLLLFSCKSPAEKQQSIAAEILKSIEAKYLSNITQVLLVYNNQASDFQATLLAFEKTDQGWKQVFDEIPAGIGEHGFAVKDEKTEGDGKSPTGIFALGQMFTYLDSVDTKMPYRKTTIADKWIDDPESEDYNRYVQGETDAKSYENLLLKSDAYKYCMVIGYNTNPVVKGKGSAIFFHLNKTGYESTTGCVAITEENMVRILKWLDSKSNPHIIMGNSRELLSEFNR from the coding sequence ATGATACGAACGAATAAAATCACAACTCTTTTATCGATTCTATTGCTGTTGTTTTCCTGCAAATCGCCAGCTGAGAAACAGCAATCAATTGCTGCTGAAATTCTAAAGAGTATCGAGGCTAAATATTTGTCGAATATAACTCAGGTATTATTAGTTTACAACAACCAGGCAAGCGATTTTCAGGCAACGCTTCTTGCATTTGAAAAAACAGATCAAGGCTGGAAACAGGTCTTTGATGAAATTCCGGCTGGAATTGGAGAACACGGTTTTGCCGTAAAGGATGAGAAAACGGAAGGCGATGGTAAGTCTCCCACCGGGATTTTTGCTCTCGGGCAAATGTTTACTTACCTCGATAGTGTTGATACTAAAATGCCTTATCGAAAAACTACGATTGCAGATAAATGGATTGATGATCCGGAGTCGGAAGACTATAACCGTTACGTGCAGGGTGAAACCGATGCAAAATCGTATGAAAATCTTTTGCTAAAAAGCGATGCTTACAAATATTGTATGGTTATCGGGTACAACACCAATCCGGTGGTTAAAGGTAAAGGAAGTGCTATTTTCTTTCACCTCAATAAAACCGGCTACGAATCCACTACCGGTTGTGTGGCAATTACCGAAGAAAATATGGTGCGGATATTAAAATGGCTCGATTCGAAAAGCAATCCGCACATAATCATGGGGAATTCGCGCGAATTGCTTTCAGAATTTAACCGATAA
- a CDS encoding transaldolase family protein — MIYLADTADIQALKQLYEFFPLQGVTTNPTILKQSELKLSQAINEIAEIVDKGTIHVQVMSNIAEDMVNEAKTYKTYFDFGDNFYAKIPVSIEGYRAMRMLKDAGINVTATAIFTQQQALVASRAGADFVAPYVSRLDNISSHGIEVVADIVKNTKEFNLPTKVLAASFKTVDQIHRVSMAGAQSATISPDLLFQLVKHPMTDISIAQFEKDGEGLYNVSK; from the coding sequence ATGATTTATCTGGCAGACACCGCAGACATTCAGGCATTAAAACAATTGTACGAATTTTTCCCTTTGCAGGGCGTAACTACCAACCCAACCATTCTGAAACAATCGGAGTTAAAACTTTCTCAGGCCATAAATGAAATAGCTGAGATTGTTGACAAAGGAACCATCCACGTTCAGGTGATGTCGAACATTGCAGAAGACATGGTAAACGAAGCCAAAACCTACAAAACCTATTTTGATTTTGGTGATAATTTTTATGCCAAAATTCCGGTATCAATTGAAGGTTACAGAGCAATGCGCATGTTAAAAGATGCCGGCATTAATGTAACGGCCACTGCTATTTTTACACAACAACAGGCTTTGGTTGCATCGCGTGCAGGTGCCGATTTTGTAGCGCCTTATGTTAGCCGCCTCGATAACATTTCGTCGCACGGAATTGAGGTGGTTGCTGATATTGTAAAAAATACCAAAGAATTTAATCTGCCCACAAAAGTTTTGGCGGCCAGCTTTAAAACCGTTGACCAAATTCACCGTGTTAGTATGGCGGGCGCACAATCGGCAACCATTAGTCCCGATTTACTTTTCCAGTTGGTAAAACACCCAATGACCGACATTAGTATTGCCCAGTTTGAAAAAGACGGCGAAGGACTATACAATGTTAGCAAGTAA